A region of the Homalodisca vitripennis isolate AUS2020 unplaced genomic scaffold, UT_GWSS_2.1 ScUCBcl_9302;HRSCAF=17749, whole genome shotgun sequence genome:
gacaaatacggtgaatttaagttaatattgtataatagacaataaatagaagtgatattttatacagttaattagagtgaaaacaactaactaaagtgtacagtaaaatgtgttaattattaatataaataaatatatattatattttgaagaccagtaattagttataaatagatataaatttacgcacactgtttagtatttgaataaactgttatCATTCGATAACATCAATTGGCAAaaagtgtaaattattaaattttttttttttttttatgatgacatataatgacagttttactattaattagcaTAGTAATTACTAGATACATGTCGGAAATATACGACAAGAGTGAGAAATAGGAATATTAAAGTCGTAAAACGTGAAAACGAGTGATATTgtggtggcctttaaaaaggccgttTGTGGGAGCCGGGCGGGCGGCTTTGTGTCGCGCGCTGGCGGGCGACTTAGGCCTTCTTCTCGGTCTTCTTGGGCAGGAGCACGGCCTGGATGTTTGGCAGTACACCTCCCTGGGCGATGGTGACACCGGACAGGAGCTTGTTCAGCTCCTCGTCATTCCTGATGGCCAGCTGAAGGTGACGGGGAATGATCCTGGTCTTCTTGTTGTCACGGGCCGCGTTACCGGCCAACTCGAGAACCTCGGCGGCGAGATACTCCATGACGGCGGCCAGGTATACCGGAGCTCCGGCACCCACTCGCTCGGCGTAGTTGCCCTTGCGGAGCAGACGGTGGATCCTGCCGACCGGGAACTGTAGACCGGCCCTGGACGAGCGGGACTTTGCCTTTCCCT
Encoded here:
- the LOC124374638 gene encoding histone H2A; amino-acid sequence: MSGRGKGGKVKGKAKSRSSRAGLQFPVGRIHRLLRKGNYAERVGAGAPVYLAAVMEYLAAEVLELAGNAARDNKKTRIIPRHLQLAIRNDEELNKLLSGVTIAQGGVLPNIQAVLLPKKTEKKA